In Prosthecobacter sp. SYSU 5D2, the following proteins share a genomic window:
- a CDS encoding EcoRI family type II restriction endonuclease has translation MMSKGQTSRLTAQHVSSGGVVGIFGEGAQVHDKAVGRASLKVLEALKLAHPLYQFRIRAAIKKQEINEKLKSIDERLGETLYLKDSEIRPDGGVIEVLDKEKKWRVILVGEAKFQGKDVENIKAGILVGKKKDQQLMAAGNAIERVFKNISEVRNYMLDEYHFPYVVFLQGSNFAIETFQVFKPDGTFVTIRHDLGSLNRIDRVTAANYCMKINNNYCKNIFIAHSKSSIMLQAASIYARCDPWEAEEMQEIMWEVASTSMGILNQLG, from the coding sequence ATAATGAGCAAAGGACAGACTAGTAGATTAACAGCTCAGCACGTTTCTTCAGGGGGTGTAGTTGGGATATTTGGTGAAGGCGCTCAGGTCCATGATAAAGCCGTTGGGCGTGCGAGCCTAAAAGTATTGGAAGCACTTAAGTTGGCGCATCCGCTTTACCAATTCAGAATTAGGGCGGCGATCAAAAAACAGGAAATAAATGAAAAGCTGAAATCAATTGATGAGCGATTGGGCGAAACCCTTTACCTCAAAGATTCCGAAATTAGACCCGATGGAGGTGTTATTGAAGTCCTCGATAAAGAAAAAAAGTGGAGGGTAATTCTGGTCGGAGAGGCAAAGTTCCAAGGGAAAGACGTTGAGAATATTAAAGCAGGTATTCTGGTTGGGAAAAAGAAAGACCAACAATTGATGGCCGCAGGAAATGCGATTGAGCGGGTCTTTAAGAATATAAGTGAAGTAAGGAACTATATGCTTGATGAATACCACTTTCCATATGTGGTATTTTTACAAGGGTCGAACTTCGCGATAGAAACCTTCCAAGTCTTCAAGCCTGACGGAACTTTTGTAACCATTAGGCATGATTTAGGATCCTTGAACCGAATCGATAGGGTGACGGCGGCAAATTACTGCATGAAGATAAACAATAATTATTGTAAAAATATTTTTATAGCACACAGCAAATCATCTATCATGCTTCAGGCCGCTTCAATTTACGCTAGATGCGACCCTTGGGAAGCCGAAGAAATGCAAGAGATCATGTGGGAGGTCGCTAGCACTTCAATGGGGATACTAAATCAGTTGGGGTAA